From Bacillus pumilus, one genomic window encodes:
- a CDS encoding FlhB-like flagellar biosynthesis protein, whose protein sequence is MKDSKPLRRAVALHYDEEKQKAPKVVATGSGYVADHIIEEAKKSGVPIQEDRNLVELMRHLTLDEEIPEALYDTVAEIFSFIYRLDQKMKK, encoded by the coding sequence ATGAAGGATTCAAAACCGCTTAGAAGGGCGGTCGCTCTACATTATGATGAAGAAAAACAAAAGGCGCCAAAAGTCGTCGCAACAGGGAGCGGCTATGTGGCAGACCATATCATTGAAGAAGCAAAAAAGTCGGGAGTTCCTATCCAAGAAGACCGTAATTTAGTCGAACTCATGCGCCACTTAACGCTGGATGAGGAGATCCCTGAAGCGTTATACGATACTGTAGCAGAAATATTTTCGTTTATTTATAGATTAGATCAAAAAATGAAAAAATAA
- the trmD gene encoding tRNA (guanosine(37)-N1)-methyltransferase TrmD yields MKIDFLTLFPEMFEGVLHSSILKKAQEKEAVSFNVVNFREYSDHKHKTVDDYPYGGGAGMVLKAQPVFDAVEDLTKKASKKPRVILVCPQGERYTQKKAEELAKEEHLMFICGHYEGYDERIREHLVTDEISIGDFVLTGGELPAMMIADSVVRLLPHVLGKEASHIEDSFSTGLLEHPHYTRPADYKGLKVPDVLLSGNHAKIEEWRRKESLKRTYTRRPDLIDSCKTLTDEEKRWLWQLHND; encoded by the coding sequence ATGAAAATCGACTTTTTAACGCTTTTTCCTGAAATGTTCGAAGGTGTGCTTCACTCATCGATCTTAAAAAAGGCACAGGAGAAAGAAGCTGTCTCATTCAATGTTGTCAATTTTAGAGAGTACTCGGATCATAAGCATAAAACAGTGGATGACTATCCGTATGGCGGCGGTGCTGGTATGGTACTGAAAGCACAGCCCGTATTCGATGCGGTAGAAGATTTGACGAAGAAAGCAAGCAAGAAGCCCCGAGTCATTCTTGTCTGTCCTCAAGGGGAAAGATATACACAAAAGAAGGCAGAGGAACTTGCAAAAGAAGAACACCTTATGTTCATTTGCGGCCATTATGAAGGCTACGATGAGCGCATCAGGGAGCATCTTGTCACAGATGAAATCTCAATTGGGGATTTCGTTCTCACAGGCGGAGAACTGCCAGCGATGATGATTGCAGACAGTGTGGTCAGGCTTTTGCCTCATGTGCTTGGAAAAGAAGCGTCTCACATTGAAGATTCATTTAGTACAGGTCTGCTAGAGCACCCGCACTATACAAGACCTGCCGATTATAAAGGACTAAAAGTGCCGGATGTGCTCCTCTCTGGAAATCATGCAAAAATTGAAGAGTGGCGGCGCAAAGAATCCTTGAAGAGAACCTATACAAGACGGCCAGATTTGATCGATTCATGCAAAACGTTAACAGATGAAGAAAAAAGATGGCTTTGGCAGCTTCATAATGACTAG
- the sucD gene encoding succinate--CoA ligase subunit alpha, whose translation MSVFINKNTRVIVQGITGSTALFHTKQMIEYGTNIVGGVTPGKGGTEVEGVPVFNTVSEAVQTTGANASVIYVPAPFAADAILEAVDAEVDLVICITEHIPVLDMVKVKRYMEGKKTRLVGPNCPGVITPEECKIGIMPGYIHKKGHVGVVSRSGTLTYEAVHQLSEAGVGQSTAVGIGGDPVNGTNFIDVLKAFNEDPDTHAVIMIGEIGGTAEEEAAEWVKANMTKPVVGFIGGKTAPPGKRMGHAGAIISGGKGTADEKVKTMRECGIEVAETPSVMGETLIKVLKEKNLFEACKTH comes from the coding sequence ATGAGTGTATTTATTAATAAAAATACGAGAGTAATTGTTCAGGGGATTACCGGTTCAACCGCATTGTTCCATACAAAACAAATGATTGAGTACGGAACAAATATTGTTGGCGGTGTCACACCTGGAAAAGGTGGAACTGAAGTAGAAGGAGTTCCTGTATTTAATACTGTATCTGAAGCTGTTCAAACAACTGGAGCAAATGCTTCTGTTATCTATGTACCAGCACCATTTGCAGCAGATGCCATTTTAGAGGCTGTTGATGCAGAAGTCGATCTAGTCATTTGTATCACAGAACATATTCCAGTGCTTGACATGGTCAAAGTGAAACGGTATATGGAAGGGAAAAAGACAAGACTTGTTGGCCCTAACTGCCCAGGTGTCATTACACCTGAAGAATGTAAGATTGGGATCATGCCTGGCTACATTCATAAAAAAGGTCATGTGGGTGTTGTTTCTCGTTCTGGAACGCTTACATATGAAGCGGTACATCAGCTTTCAGAAGCTGGCGTTGGTCAATCGACAGCTGTAGGAATCGGCGGAGACCCTGTCAATGGGACGAACTTTATTGATGTATTAAAAGCATTCAATGAAGACCCTGATACACATGCTGTGATTATGATCGGTGAAATCGGCGGTACGGCTGAAGAAGAAGCAGCTGAATGGGTAAAAGCAAATATGACAAAGCCAGTCGTTGGCTTTATTGGCGGTAAAACGGCGCCTCCAGGAAAACGCATGGGACATGCTGGTGCCATTATTTCTGGTGGTAAAGGAACAGCTGATGAAAAAGTAAAAACAATGCGTGAATGTGGAATTGAAGTGGCAGAGACACCATCTGTCATGGGAGAAACATTGATTAAAGTGTTAAAAGAGAAGAATCTCTTCGAAGCTTGTAAAACGCATTAA
- a CDS encoding KH domain-containing protein, with product MNELSLEELIVSIVEPLVDFPEDIHVSSLEKDEQVIYTLSVNAEDTGKVIGKQGRTAKAIRTVMFAASAESSKKVQLEIAD from the coding sequence ATGAATGAGCTGTCCTTGGAAGAATTGATTGTGTCCATCGTCGAGCCACTTGTTGATTTCCCTGAAGATATTCACGTATCTTCATTAGAAAAAGATGAGCAAGTGATTTACACACTGTCTGTCAATGCTGAAGATACCGGAAAAGTGATCGGAAAGCAGGGACGTACAGCAAAAGCGATACGAACAGTCATGTTTGCAGCAAGTGCAGAGTCTTCTAAGAAAGTTCAACTTGAGATTGCTGACTAA
- the rpsP gene encoding 30S ribosomal protein S16 has protein sequence MAVKIRLKRMGSKRSPFYRIVVADSRSPRDGRFIETVGTYNPVLSPAEVKINEELALKWLQNGAKPSDTVRNLFSSQGILEKFHNAKNSK, from the coding sequence ATGGCAGTAAAAATTCGTTTAAAACGTATGGGATCAAAAAGATCTCCTTTCTATCGTATTGTTGTAGCAGATTCTCGTTCACCACGTGACGGTCGTTTCATCGAAACAGTTGGAACATACAATCCAGTGTTATCACCAGCTGAGGTGAAAATCAACGAAGAATTAGCGCTTAAATGGCTTCAAAATGGTGCGAAACCATCTGATACAGTTCGCAACCTTTTCTCAAGCCAAGGAATTCTTGAAAAATTTCATAATGCGAAAAACAGCAAATAA
- the rplS gene encoding 50S ribosomal protein L19 — protein sequence MQHLIEEITKEQLRTDLPAFRPGDTLRVHVKVVEGTRERIQIFEGVVIKRRGGGISETFTVRKISYGVGVERTFPVHTPKIAKIEVVRHGKVRRAKLYYLRELRGKAARIKEIRR from the coding sequence ATGCAACATTTGATTGAAGAAATCACAAAAGAACAATTACGCACTGATCTTCCTGCGTTCCGTCCTGGTGACACTTTACGTGTACACGTTAAAGTTGTCGAGGGTACTCGTGAGCGTATCCAGATCTTTGAAGGTGTTGTAATTAAGCGTCGTGGTGGTGGAATCAGCGAAACTTTCACAGTTCGTAAGATTTCTTACGGTGTAGGCGTTGAGCGTACATTCCCTGTACACACACCAAAAATCGCTAAGATCGAAGTTGTACGTCACGGTAAGGTACGTCGTGCGAAACTTTACTACCTACGTGAACTTCGCGGTAAAGCGGCTCGTATCAAAGAAATCAGACGATAA
- the topA gene encoding type I DNA topoisomerase: protein MADYLVIVESPAKAKTIERYLGKKYKVKASMGHIRDLPKSQLGVDTEHDFEPRYITIRGKGPVLKELKTAAKKAKKVYLAADPDREGEAIAWHLAHSLDLDLSSDCRVVFNEITKDAIKDSFKHPRMINMDLVDAQQARRILDRLVGYKISPILWKKVKKGLSAGRVQSVALRLIIDRENEINEFKPEEYWTIDGTFLKGKESFEASFFGVNGKKHPLKTKEDVKEILSKLKGSKFSVEKVTKKERKRNPAVPFTTSTLQQEAARKLNFRAKKTMMIAQQLYEGIDLGKEGTVGLITYMRTDSTRISNTAIEEVSAFIDQTYGKNFLNTTKRTAKKNENAQDAHEAIRPTSTLRKPADVKHVLSRDQLRLYKLIWERFVASQMAPAVLDTMSVDLDNNGLTFRANGSKVKFPGFMKVYVEGKDDQLEEKDKMLPDLKEGDTVLSKDIEPEQHFTQPPPRYTEARLVKTLEELGIGRPSTYAPTLDTIQKRGYVALDNKRFIPTELGEIVLNLIIEFFPEIINVEFTAKMEKELDSVEEGTIEWVRIIDSFYQDFAKRVEKAEAEMQEVEIEPEYAGVDCEECGHPMVYKMGRYGKFMACSNFPDCRNTKPIVKDIGVKCPTCHEGNIVERKSKKRRIFYGCDRFPECEFVSWDKPIERKCPKCENMLVEKKLKKGIQVQCVNCDYKEEQQK from the coding sequence ATGGCTGATTATTTAGTCATCGTTGAGTCGCCAGCCAAGGCGAAAACGATTGAGCGTTATTTAGGTAAAAAGTATAAAGTAAAGGCTTCAATGGGGCACATAAGGGATTTACCGAAAAGTCAGCTTGGTGTTGACACTGAGCATGACTTCGAACCGAGATATATTACGATTCGCGGGAAAGGCCCCGTTTTAAAAGAATTAAAAACAGCTGCGAAAAAAGCAAAGAAAGTCTATCTCGCAGCTGACCCCGATAGAGAGGGAGAAGCGATTGCTTGGCATTTAGCGCATAGCCTTGACCTTGACCTCTCTTCTGACTGCCGCGTTGTCTTTAATGAGATTACAAAAGATGCCATTAAAGATTCCTTTAAGCATCCACGTATGATCAACATGGATTTAGTTGATGCACAGCAGGCAAGACGGATCTTAGATCGTCTCGTCGGGTATAAAATCAGTCCGATTTTATGGAAGAAAGTGAAAAAAGGCTTAAGTGCCGGTCGTGTTCAATCAGTTGCACTCCGCCTGATTATTGATCGTGAGAATGAAATTAATGAATTTAAACCAGAAGAATACTGGACAATTGACGGTACATTCCTAAAAGGAAAAGAAAGCTTCGAAGCGAGCTTCTTTGGCGTCAATGGCAAAAAGCATCCACTGAAAACAAAAGAAGATGTAAAAGAAATCCTTTCGAAACTAAAAGGGAGCAAATTCTCTGTAGAGAAAGTGACGAAAAAAGAGCGTAAACGCAACCCAGCTGTTCCGTTTACAACCTCTACTTTACAGCAGGAGGCTGCAAGAAAATTAAACTTCCGTGCGAAAAAGACGATGATGATTGCACAGCAATTATATGAAGGAATAGATCTTGGTAAAGAAGGTACAGTCGGACTCATTACATATATGAGAACGGACTCAACACGTATTTCCAATACGGCGATTGAAGAAGTATCTGCTTTCATTGATCAGACGTACGGTAAGAATTTCTTAAATACAACAAAACGAACCGCTAAAAAGAACGAAAATGCACAAGATGCTCACGAAGCCATCAGGCCGACTTCTACGCTAAGAAAACCAGCAGATGTCAAACATGTCTTAAGCCGAGATCAGCTGCGTCTGTATAAATTGATTTGGGAACGATTCGTGGCAAGCCAAATGGCGCCGGCTGTTCTTGATACAATGAGTGTAGACCTTGACAATAACGGGCTTACATTCCGTGCTAACGGGAGCAAAGTGAAATTCCCTGGATTCATGAAGGTATATGTAGAAGGGAAGGACGACCAGTTAGAAGAAAAGGACAAAATGCTGCCTGATCTTAAAGAAGGTGATACGGTTCTTTCAAAAGATATCGAACCTGAACAGCACTTCACGCAGCCGCCTCCGCGCTACACTGAGGCAAGACTTGTCAAAACACTTGAAGAACTGGGTATAGGCCGTCCGTCTACTTATGCACCAACATTAGATACGATTCAAAAGCGCGGCTATGTCGCACTTGATAATAAACGGTTTATCCCAACAGAGCTTGGGGAAATTGTTCTTAACTTAATCATTGAATTCTTCCCTGAAATCATTAACGTGGAATTCACAGCGAAAATGGAAAAAGAACTTGATAGCGTTGAAGAAGGTACGATCGAATGGGTTCGCATTATCGACAGCTTCTATCAAGACTTTGCAAAACGGGTAGAAAAAGCAGAAGCAGAGATGCAAGAAGTTGAGATTGAGCCTGAATACGCCGGAGTCGACTGTGAAGAGTGCGGACATCCGATGGTGTACAAAATGGGTCGATACGGTAAGTTCATGGCTTGCTCTAACTTTCCTGACTGCCGTAACACAAAACCAATTGTCAAAGATATTGGTGTGAAATGCCCGACTTGTCATGAAGGAAACATTGTTGAACGAAAATCTAAGAAGCGCCGCATTTTTTATGGCTGTGATCGTTTTCCAGAGTGTGAATTCGTCTCTTGGGACAAACCAATTGAAAGAAAGTGTCCAAAATGCGAAAATATGCTTGTAGAGAAAAAGCTGAAAAAAGGCATTCAAGTTCAATGTGTGAACTGTGATTATAAAGAGGAACAACAAAAATAG
- the rimM gene encoding ribosome maturation factor RimM (Essential for efficient processing of 16S rRNA), translated as MEREWLNVGKIVNTHGVRGEVRVVSKTDFPEERYKKGSVLYIFKQGQGEPLKVTVASHRQHKQFDLLTFEEISSLNEAEQLKESILKVEKEHLGSLGEGEFYFHQIIGCEVYDEEDQLVGQIKEILTPGANDVWVVGRKGKKDALIPYIPSVVKKIDISSKTVHIEVMEGLIDE; from the coding sequence ATGGAACGAGAATGGTTGAATGTTGGAAAGATTGTCAATACACACGGAGTCCGCGGAGAAGTACGCGTCGTGTCAAAGACAGATTTCCCAGAAGAGCGTTACAAAAAAGGAAGCGTCCTCTATATTTTTAAGCAAGGTCAAGGGGAGCCGCTAAAAGTCACTGTCGCATCACATAGGCAGCATAAGCAGTTTGATTTGCTCACATTTGAAGAAATTAGCTCCTTAAATGAAGCAGAGCAGTTGAAAGAATCTATTTTAAAAGTAGAAAAAGAACATCTCGGGTCTTTGGGCGAAGGAGAATTTTATTTCCATCAAATCATTGGCTGTGAAGTATACGATGAAGAGGATCAGCTTGTCGGCCAAATCAAGGAGATTTTAACACCAGGGGCAAATGATGTCTGGGTGGTTGGAAGAAAAGGCAAAAAAGATGCCCTGATTCCTTATATCCCATCTGTTGTCAAAAAGATCGATATCTCATCCAAAACCGTACACATTGAAGTGATGGAAGGACTCATTGACGAATGA
- a CDS encoding YlqD family protein, with translation MQIIQHVTVMQVLTESSKDKLLTTFLEKKERLERECNQLYFQLKKHEKEPHQQEAIPQFQKAIDKRQEKIRQIDFQVEQLHILPLGSEMKETEVDALVEVKIGDKWDDKMQDNVIVVKDGTIVEIRQG, from the coding sequence ATGCAGATCATTCAACATGTCACCGTCATGCAAGTATTAACTGAAAGCAGTAAGGACAAACTGTTAACGACTTTTTTGGAGAAAAAAGAAAGACTAGAACGTGAATGCAATCAACTATATTTTCAACTGAAAAAACATGAAAAAGAACCACATCAGCAAGAAGCCATCCCTCAATTTCAAAAAGCCATCGATAAACGCCAGGAGAAGATCCGGCAAATTGATTTTCAAGTAGAGCAGCTGCATATTTTGCCGCTTGGAAGTGAAATGAAAGAGACAGAAGTGGATGCGCTGGTTGAAGTGAAAATAGGTGATAAATGGGATGACAAGATGCAAGATAATGTCATCGTCGTGAAAGACGGCACCATTGTGGAAATACGTCAGGGGTGA
- the dprA gene encoding DNA-processing protein DprA: MYNVSERMIFHRLKGLISPSLLTKWWKVDPELYINEETQHFKQDRSLQTIDFTRLKQAEENEFPIFQHIVQAYLKQNIHMIPITSPLYPSTLKHIYDPPPVLFLKGNISYLNEEKSLGVVGTRVPSSYGEACVKKIVGELVKEDWTIVSGLAKGIDGLSHKECIRNKGKTIGIIAGGFQHLYPKEHVQMAQYMGEHHLLLSEHPPYVKPEKWHFPMRNRLISALTSGTIVIQCKEKSGSLITAYQALEQGKEVFAVAGSIFDPNSTGPARLIQQGAKLVHSTKDILEEFSFRSVQYTELS, encoded by the coding sequence ATGTACAACGTGTCCGAAAGAATGATTTTTCACCGCTTAAAAGGCCTCATCTCACCCTCTTTGTTAACAAAATGGTGGAAAGTCGATCCTGAGCTATATATAAATGAAGAAACACAACATTTCAAACAGGATCGATCATTACAAACGATCGACTTTACCCGCTTAAAACAAGCCGAAGAAAATGAATTCCCCATTTTTCAACACATCGTTCAAGCCTATTTAAAGCAAAACATTCACATGATACCCATCACATCACCCTTATATCCCAGCACACTAAAACATATTTATGATCCTCCCCCTGTGTTATTCCTAAAAGGAAACATATCATATTTAAATGAAGAAAAAAGTTTAGGTGTAGTAGGCACACGAGTTCCATCGTCTTATGGAGAAGCATGTGTGAAGAAAATTGTTGGTGAGCTTGTAAAGGAAGATTGGACGATTGTCAGTGGCTTAGCAAAAGGAATTGATGGACTTTCACATAAAGAGTGCATTCGGAATAAAGGGAAAACCATCGGTATTATAGCAGGCGGATTTCAGCACTTATACCCAAAGGAACATGTGCAAATGGCTCAATACATGGGAGAGCATCATTTGCTTTTATCCGAGCACCCGCCTTATGTGAAACCAGAAAAGTGGCATTTTCCAATGAGGAATCGTTTAATTAGTGCGCTGACAAGTGGAACCATCGTGATTCAGTGCAAAGAAAAGAGCGGTTCGCTCATTACCGCGTATCAAGCACTTGAGCAAGGCAAAGAGGTATTTGCGGTCGCAGGATCTATCTTTGATCCTAATTCCACAGGACCAGCCAGACTTATACAGCAGGGAGCAAAGCTTGTTCATTCAACGAAGGATATTTTAGAGGAATTCTCCTTCCGCAGCGTTCAATATACTGAACTCTCATAA
- the sucC gene encoding ADP-forming succinate--CoA ligase subunit beta translates to MNIHEYQGKEILRKYGVSVPNGKVAFTPDEAVKASEELESSVYVVKAQIHAGGRGKAGGVKIAKTKDEVKGFAEELLGKTLVTHQTGPEGREIKRLLIEEGCDIQKEYYVGLVLDRATSRIVLMASEEGGTEIEEVAEKTPEKIVKVVIDPAIGLQGYQAREVAFKINIPTKLVGQAVKFMTSLYNAFIEKDCSIAEINPLVVTGDGKVMALDAKLNFDSNALYRQKDILEYRDLDEEDPKEIEASKYDLSYISLDGNIGCMVNGAGLAMSTMDIIKHYGGDPANFLDVGGGATAEKVTEAFKIILSDQNVKGIFVNIFGGIMKCDVIAEGVVEATKQVGLTLPLVVRLEGTNVELGKKILSDSGLNITSAESMADGAEKIVSLVK, encoded by the coding sequence ATGAATATCCATGAGTACCAAGGAAAAGAAATCCTAAGAAAATATGGGGTTTCAGTTCCAAATGGTAAAGTAGCATTTACACCTGATGAAGCAGTGAAAGCATCAGAAGAGCTAGAAAGCTCTGTATATGTCGTAAAAGCACAGATTCATGCAGGCGGCCGTGGTAAAGCAGGCGGGGTAAAAATTGCAAAAACAAAAGATGAAGTGAAAGGGTTTGCAGAGGAATTGCTCGGTAAAACACTTGTCACACATCAAACTGGGCCTGAAGGGCGCGAAATAAAACGCTTACTTATTGAAGAAGGCTGCGATATTCAAAAGGAGTACTACGTTGGACTTGTTTTGGACAGAGCGACATCAAGAATTGTATTGATGGCTTCTGAAGAAGGCGGTACTGAAATTGAAGAAGTAGCAGAAAAAACGCCAGAGAAAATCGTCAAAGTGGTCATCGACCCAGCGATTGGCTTGCAAGGCTATCAGGCAAGAGAAGTAGCGTTTAAAATTAATATTCCAACAAAATTAGTTGGCCAAGCTGTTAAGTTTATGACAAGTCTTTACAATGCGTTTATTGAAAAAGATTGTTCAATTGCTGAGATTAATCCACTTGTTGTAACAGGCGATGGAAAAGTCATGGCACTTGATGCGAAATTAAACTTTGATAGCAATGCTTTATATAGACAAAAAGATATATTAGAATACCGTGACCTTGATGAAGAGGATCCAAAAGAAATTGAAGCATCTAAATATGATCTAAGCTACATTTCTCTAGATGGAAATATTGGCTGTATGGTCAATGGTGCAGGTCTTGCGATGTCTACAATGGATATCATCAAGCATTACGGCGGTGACCCTGCAAACTTCCTGGATGTTGGGGGCGGTGCAACAGCTGAAAAAGTAACGGAAGCATTTAAAATCATCTTATCTGATCAAAATGTAAAAGGGATTTTCGTGAACATTTTTGGCGGTATCATGAAATGTGATGTCATTGCAGAAGGTGTCGTTGAAGCGACGAAACAAGTCGGCTTAACATTACCACTCGTTGTACGTCTTGAAGGAACAAACGTTGAATTAGGGAAGAAAATCCTGAGTGATTCAGGCTTAAATATCACTTCTGCTGAGTCTATGGCTGACGGGGCAGAAAAGATTGTATCTTTAGTCAAGTAG
- a CDS encoding ribonuclease HII, with protein MYTVKQIKELIEKHSQDESYIRELVKDDTRKSVQKLIEKWHKEREKQQQLRAAWNEMLQFENKAKAQGYTCIAGIDEAGRGPLAGPVVAAAVILKEDTALLGLNDSKQLSEKKRLAYYDLIQKEALDIGIGIVDAATIDEINIYEASRLAMVRAVEQLTHTPDYLLIDAMTLPLPIHQENIIKGDAKSASIAAGACIAKVTRDQMMEEYGRKYPEYQFEKHKGYGTKEHLAAILTHGAVPIHRLSFAPVKSVIS; from the coding sequence ATGTACACGGTGAAACAAATAAAAGAACTGATAGAAAAGCATTCGCAAGACGAGTCATACATTCGTGAGCTTGTAAAAGATGATACGAGAAAAAGTGTCCAAAAACTGATAGAGAAGTGGCACAAAGAGAGAGAAAAGCAGCAGCAACTTCGTGCAGCATGGAATGAAATGCTGCAATTTGAAAACAAAGCTAAGGCGCAGGGATACACATGTATTGCTGGAATAGATGAAGCAGGAAGAGGACCGCTGGCAGGCCCTGTAGTCGCAGCAGCTGTTATATTAAAGGAAGACACAGCCCTGCTCGGTTTAAACGACTCAAAGCAATTATCTGAGAAAAAAAGATTGGCGTATTATGACCTGATCCAAAAAGAAGCACTTGATATCGGAATCGGCATTGTTGATGCGGCTACGATTGATGAAATCAATATTTACGAGGCATCAAGACTGGCGATGGTGAGAGCTGTGGAGCAGTTAACTCATACACCTGATTATCTACTCATAGATGCCATGACGCTCCCGCTTCCTATTCACCAAGAGAATATCATCAAAGGAGATGCAAAAAGTGCGTCCATCGCAGCAGGTGCATGTATTGCAAAAGTGACAAGGGATCAGATGATGGAAGAATACGGGCGTAAGTACCCTGAGTATCAATTTGAAAAACATAAAGGGTACGGAACAAAAGAGCATCTGGCTGCCATTCTAACACATGGAGCTGTCCCAATCCATCGATTATCGTTTGCGCCAGTGAAATCCGTTATATCATAA
- the ylqF gene encoding ribosome biogenesis GTPase YlqF, with amino-acid sequence MTIQWFPGHMAKARREVTEKLKLIDIVFELTDARIPMSSRNPMIEEILQNKPKIMLLNKADKADPRMTKEWQAHFEQQGVRSLAINSVDGQGLNQIITTSKEILKEKFDRMKAKGVKPRAIRALIIGIPNVGKSTLINRLAKKNIAKTGDRPGITTSQQWVKVGKELELLDTPGILWPKFEDEQVGLRLAVTGAIKDSIINLQDVAVYGLRFLEENYPERLKKRYDLAEIPEDTVELFDAIGTKRGCLMSGGFINYDKTTEIIIRDIRTEKFGPLTFEKPES; translated from the coding sequence ATGACGATTCAATGGTTTCCAGGCCATATGGCAAAAGCAAGACGTGAAGTCACAGAAAAATTAAAGCTCATCGACATCGTATTTGAATTAACCGATGCTAGAATTCCGATGTCCTCTAGAAACCCAATGATCGAAGAAATCCTTCAGAACAAACCCAAAATCATGCTATTAAACAAAGCAGATAAAGCCGATCCTCGTATGACAAAGGAGTGGCAGGCGCACTTTGAGCAGCAAGGCGTTCGGTCACTTGCCATTAACTCTGTCGATGGACAAGGGTTAAATCAGATCATCACAACTTCAAAAGAAATCTTAAAAGAAAAATTCGACCGCATGAAAGCAAAAGGTGTCAAACCGCGTGCAATCCGGGCGCTGATTATCGGGATTCCCAACGTCGGGAAATCGACCTTAATCAATCGTTTAGCGAAAAAGAACATTGCCAAAACAGGAGACCGGCCTGGTATTACCACCTCACAGCAATGGGTGAAGGTAGGGAAAGAACTTGAACTGCTTGATACACCTGGAATCCTCTGGCCTAAGTTTGAAGATGAGCAAGTAGGACTCAGGCTAGCGGTGACTGGAGCGATCAAAGATTCTATCATCAACTTACAGGATGTCGCTGTGTATGGACTTCGCTTTCTAGAAGAGAACTATCCAGAGCGATTAAAAAAACGCTATGACCTGGCGGAGATCCCTGAAGATACGGTTGAGCTGTTTGATGCAATAGGTACAAAGCGCGGCTGTCTCATGAGCGGTGGATTTATTAATTACGACAAAACCACCGAAATCATTATTCGGGATATTCGAACAGAAAAATTTGGTCCCCTCACTTTTGAGAAGCCTGAAAGCTAA